A single genomic interval of Sceloporus undulatus isolate JIND9_A2432 ecotype Alabama chromosome 2, SceUnd_v1.1, whole genome shotgun sequence harbors:
- the ANKRD40 gene encoding ankyrin repeat domain-containing protein 40 isoform X3 — protein sequence MTSASSLEEKELEERLREAAALGDLEEVQRLVQAGVDVNSQNEINGWTCLHWACKRNHAQVVSYLLDAGADKNILTVKEERPTQLTSKREIRKMLGVEDDDDVLDVKKDSTLPIIPNYLANPPFPYVYNSMSSSTTSTSGSSLNGRISPHMGQHNEDYSVSLPQNQVSGTAMVQHDRSSPVEANGDAMKAMALECPEPVLQNGHVRQMPLPPARTISSPSLSKQPETQQPRGPYAGPVPAFQPFFFTGAFPFSSMQELVLKVRVQNRTLKENDFIEIELDRQELTYKELLRVSCCELGVNPEHVEKIRKLPNTILRKELCRNEEMK from the exons ATGACTTCTGCTTCTTCGCTTGAGGAGAAAGAGCTTGAAGAGAGGCTGAGGGAAGCGGCGGCTCTGGGGGACCTGGAGGAGGTGCAGCGCTTGGTCCAGGCTGGAGTGGATGTCAACTCTCAGAATGAGATCAATGGCTG GACTTGCTTGCATTGGGCCTGTAAACGTAACCATGCTCAGGTGGTATCATACCTGCTTGATGCTGGCGCTGATAAGAACATTCTCACAGTTAAAGAAGAAAGACCAACTCAGTTAACATCAAAGAGAGAGATTAGAAAGATGCTGGGAG tggaagatgatgatgatgttctggATGTGAAGAAAGATTCTACCTTGCCCATTATCCCCAATTACTTGGCTAACCCACCATTCCCTTATGTTTATAACTCCATGAGTAGCAGCACTACCAGCACCTCAGGTTCCTCTTTGAATGGAAGAATTTCCCCTCATATGGGACAGCACAATGAGGACTATTCTGTTTCTTTACCTCAGAATCAGGTGTCTGGCACTGCCATGGTACAACATGACAGGTCATCCCCTGTAGAGGCCAATGGGGATGCAATGAAGGCCATGGCTCTAGAATGCCCAGAACCTGTACTCCAGAATGGTCATGTTCGTCAAATGCCTCTTCCTCCAGCTAGGACAATCTCTTCCCCCAGCCTGTCTAAACAGCCTGAAACTCAGCAACCTCGTGGCCCTTATGCAGGACCTGTTCCAGCATTTCAGCCCTTTTTCTTCACTGGAGCATTTCCATTTAGCAGTATGCAAG aaCTGGTGCTCAAAGTCAGAGTTCAAAATCGTACTCTCAAAGAGAATGACTTCATTGAAATTGAACTGGACCGACAAGAACTGACTTACAAAGAACTTCTCAGAGTGAGCTGCTGTGAACTAGGGGTTAATCCAGAACATGTGGAGAAAATAAGGAAGCTTCCAAACACCATATTAAGGAAG
- the ANKRD40 gene encoding ankyrin repeat domain-containing protein 40 isoform X4, whose product MTSASSLEEKELEERLREAAALGDLEEVQRLVQAGVDVNSQNEINGWTCLHWACKRNHAQVVSYLLDAGADKNILTVKEERPTQLTSKREIRKMLGVEDDDDVLDVKKDSTLPIIPNYLANPPFPYVYNSMSSSTTSTSGSSLNGRISPHMGQHNEDYSVSLPQNQVSGTAMVQHDRSSPVEANGDAMKAMALECPEPVLQNGHVRQMPLPPARTISSPSLSKQPETQQPRGPYAGPVPAFQPFFFTGAFPFSSMQELVLKVRVQNRTLKENDFIEIELDRQELTYKELLRVSCCELGVNPEHVEKIRKLPNTILRKHHISNERV is encoded by the exons ATGACTTCTGCTTCTTCGCTTGAGGAGAAAGAGCTTGAAGAGAGGCTGAGGGAAGCGGCGGCTCTGGGGGACCTGGAGGAGGTGCAGCGCTTGGTCCAGGCTGGAGTGGATGTCAACTCTCAGAATGAGATCAATGGCTG GACTTGCTTGCATTGGGCCTGTAAACGTAACCATGCTCAGGTGGTATCATACCTGCTTGATGCTGGCGCTGATAAGAACATTCTCACAGTTAAAGAAGAAAGACCAACTCAGTTAACATCAAAGAGAGAGATTAGAAAGATGCTGGGAG tggaagatgatgatgatgttctggATGTGAAGAAAGATTCTACCTTGCCCATTATCCCCAATTACTTGGCTAACCCACCATTCCCTTATGTTTATAACTCCATGAGTAGCAGCACTACCAGCACCTCAGGTTCCTCTTTGAATGGAAGAATTTCCCCTCATATGGGACAGCACAATGAGGACTATTCTGTTTCTTTACCTCAGAATCAGGTGTCTGGCACTGCCATGGTACAACATGACAGGTCATCCCCTGTAGAGGCCAATGGGGATGCAATGAAGGCCATGGCTCTAGAATGCCCAGAACCTGTACTCCAGAATGGTCATGTTCGTCAAATGCCTCTTCCTCCAGCTAGGACAATCTCTTCCCCCAGCCTGTCTAAACAGCCTGAAACTCAGCAACCTCGTGGCCCTTATGCAGGACCTGTTCCAGCATTTCAGCCCTTTTTCTTCACTGGAGCATTTCCATTTAGCAGTATGCAAG aaCTGGTGCTCAAAGTCAGAGTTCAAAATCGTACTCTCAAAGAGAATGACTTCATTGAAATTGAACTGGACCGACAAGAACTGACTTACAAAGAACTTCTCAGAGTGAGCTGCTGTGAACTAGGGGTTAATCCAGAACATGTGGAGAAAATAAGGAAGCTTCCAAACACCATATTAAGGAAG